CCAAGTCCCCCGTATAGAATTCCCAGGCGTAACGATACGAAATCGAGTTCAAGTTTGAGCAGTTCTGGTGGTGTTACTGAGGAGGAGCAATCTGGTTCGCTGATAGTATCTCCTCCTCATCCACCGGCATTCAAAGAGATCAGATCAAACGCTAGACAGAGAAATTATGTAAGACGAAATAAAGACGACAGTCTTAGTCCTGAACGTTCTCCAGCCAGTGCTGGAAATGCTCAAATCGCTGCTGAACCGACATTGGAATCCTCTAGCAAAGACGAAGATCTCAGGGCACCGCTGTCTCTACCAGGCACCACTATTTCCGTACCTGAAAAGAGTGAGTCAACAGTGtttagcaaaatatatatacttacttCTATATGTAAGATTGTATAACACCATTCATGAAAATTTCTATCGTCATTTATATTTCGATTGTGCATGCGAGAATATCTATCGATTTCCATACATGCTTTCTCTAGTTACTGCTAAAAATTCtatcttgaatattttctcacgAAGGTGACTACAATGTTTGCATCATCTCTGGTAGCAATTTCAAGACTGTAACAGGTGAAAtctttaaaagaaaagtatcTAACTTATTGCGCTAACTTCTTGCTCACGATTACACACAATTCTAATAACTTTGACAAAAACTTGCATTTCTTCAttaagacaaaatattttctgaaaatccgattgtgaaataaaagttaagGATATGTAATCGAATGGTAACATTTAAGGTAATTCGTAATTTAATCTTTGTGTATTTCCCACAAATTACTCTATCTTGAATTCTTTTCCAGAAGAGGATTTAGATCTACGAGTATTACCATCTGTTAACACTAATAAGAGACGCAGTGATGAGCACACAGAAGGAACCCCGTCTAAGAAAACTAAGGCTGAGAAGTTTGATGcgtatgtattattttatttcttacagaATATACAGGCGCAGTGATATAAATCTTgcatacattataataaatatacattttatgaatcaCACATTTTCTTTCAACCTTATAGATTATTTGGTAATGAAGATGTAGATTTGCGCACTCTGACACATCCTAAAGCCGGTCGACCTCCGACACCTCCGCCGCCTGTGATTTCCGGAGAAGATGGAAAAGATAGCTGGGCGAAGTTAAAGACGCCAACAAAGAATGATAGAGATAAGCAAATTAACAATGCCGACGAAAAGCGCGAGAGGGACCGTAATAGAGACAGGCTGGGTCGTCTCAGACTTTATAACAAGCTTCCGGACGATcctaaagaaagaagaagaacaTTGTCGAACGAGGAGCAAGACGTCAGACCGGGACGCAGAGGTCGGGAAAATGACAAGCCTGAGAGAAATGACGATAGAAATATCGagataataatgaaacaagCTGCCGAGCAATTGAATCAAGGCTCGATTACGAAAACACAGTACAACACCTTGATACAAGAAGTGTTGCATATGAGTGAGGATCGGAAATTACGTGCCGCACAGCGCAAGGAGAAAGAGGGTACTATAATATGGGAGAAAGGTATTAACATGGACATGTCCGGTGCTGCGGATCGCGTCGCGTCGTTCAGTCCGTCTAACGATAAGGAAGTGATAAGGAATAAGGAACATCCGATACCGCGAAACCCGAACGGGCCGCGATGGAATCAACCGTGGCAACAGCCTTGGGCGCATCCGCCGGGGCCGTACGGGCCGCAGGGCCACTTTAATTCGGACATGAGATCTGTCGCACCTTGGCAGAATCCGAGACACTTCGGACCGATGAGGCCGGATTACCAATATCACGGCGCCTTCAATCACAACATGGGGCCTAATCCGCGCTTAGGGCCCGGCATGATGGGTCCGATGGGCCCCAACGGACCGATCATGTCGAATCTTCTGCCGAACGGCCCGATGGGACCGATGGGACCCATGGCGAACCCTTCCATGGCAATGGGATGTCATCCCGCGATGATGATGAATAACGGACCGATGACGAATCTCATGACCAATCCGAATATACCGCCCTTGGTGTCCGGTAGGAACGCGTCACCGAACACATCTGCCAAATACGATCTCGAAGACAGTGACCAGAGTTACGGCAACGTGGTGAAGAACGCGGGATCGCATAATCGCGAATTGCCGCCGCCGGATTCGAAGTTGCTCACCGAGATAGCGAGAGACACCATGAAGTCcataaatatcgataatatacCGCGAGAAATTCGGTACTACGGACAGACGGGTGTGGTCTTTATGAATTGGGATGATCCGCGGGAAATTGGTTTCCAGGACGGCGTGAGAAGAATACTAATCGATGAGAAAGATACTATAACTTGCGCATTTAACGATCAGTATAAGGAGTTTATATACGAGGGAGAAGTACACAGGTGCGTAATATCCAAATATCCAAATATTGCCCGAATTGAATCCGAAACATTCCAACATCAGAGATAACATTTGTCATATGTATTATTCTAGAATCAAACTAGGTGCGCCTACTCGAGAATTGTACATCGACGATCGCTGGTACGAGTGTTATTTCGGTGGTATGCCAATAACGATCGAGCTTGGCGGCAAAAAAATTAGTGTGAAATTGGAAGGACCACCGCCGCAAGTTAAAATCGGCACTGTAAAGAGAATAGATCTTGTGGTCGCAAAAATCAATCTCATCATTAACGCGCGAAATATGGTGCCAGTATTTTTGGACGCAAAACCACAAATGTaagtgcatttttttatagcgtgCGAGATACATATTGCGAAAATTAgctatgtatatatttactattttttttacagattcgAAATCGAAGGGAAACCCCATACACTGGAATTCACAGACGCGTTACAGACAGTTCTTCTAAATGGACGACCGTTTAAAGTCGAATTCGGCGGATTGCCCAAACCTATCGTTGTCAGAGacaaaaagcattttattagattttcaGTTCTGCCAAGAGGTGTGCGTGCTGGTCATGTTAAAATTAGTGGGATGAGAGGCGAAGATCCTGTCGAATCACCACCAACAACACCTGTGATTGCTCAAAAACCGAAGGTGGACGCTGCAGCTACACCAAGTCAGGCACCGGTTGTAGAACACGAATCTACATCGCAAGATGGCTCGGACTTCACTTCCACCTCCAAACCAGGCAAGAATCCAGTCACATATACATCATATGTTCTTtgcatttatgttttattctaattttttcaatttaataacgGCTTCTCGTTTCTTATTGTCAATTTCAGACTTGCAATTGGATATGTTGTCGTCAGTTCTACCATCGGCAATGGCACCATCGTCTGGTTTGTCATATCAAGCCGAACCCGCGGAGAATCCACCCGCACCGGCGCCAGTATTGCCATTGAATATGAACGAATTGTTCCAAAGACTGGTCGAAACTGGTATTGTTCCAAGCCTTACGGAACAAAAGAagcaagaagaagaagagaagaaagaacCAGAGATTATTCCTGTCTGCTTCGATAAGCCAGAGACTCTTAAAGTGTAAGTTATCATTCGTCAATTTAGTTTGTTCTTtagaatattgtaaaatcaaaTGTTCGATATCAAAACGTCGACTGTCTTTTGCAGTAAGCAACCAGCCATTGCCACGGCATTATATAGCGGTATGCAGTGCAGTTCTTGTGGAGCCAGATTTGCACCTGAGCTAGCCACTCGATACAGCCATCATTTAGATTGGCATTTCAGGCAGAACAGGCGTGAACGAGACTCTGCGAGAAAAGCGCACTCTCGACCTTGGTATTATGATGTCAGTGATTGGATACAATTCGAGGAAATTGAAGATTTAGAAGATAGAGGTTTGTaccttttactttttctttacatatcaaattttgtttctttagctgtaatttttttctgtgtaaAAATACTACAGATAAACTATATCCagttatattgttaaaatcgtAACCAGCGACATTAGATGAAGCAAGCGAGAAAATgtcaatgttatatttatcggCATAATGTTTATATTGACTATGTACTATATCAGATTATTTAGATACATTCAAGGATAAGATGAGGTTAGTCGAGTTGGATAGCAAAAAACTGTTCAATaagcaaacaaaaaaaaaaacacgtcgGAACTTCTAATctagataatttaataaggacaattgagaaaaaaatcatattcgaTTATCGATTTAGTATATTTATGTACGATACTGTTCTCACTTTAAAGCAgtacaaattataatcaatcttttatttttttcgtgtAGCGCAAAGTTGGTTTGAGACTGAAAAACAGACGGCGGAGACGGAAGGTGTGGTTGCCGACGATACACCTCAGGAAACGTTACAGCCTAGCGTGCCGACTGGCAGCGATGAAGATTCGAGATGTCAAGTTTGTCATGACGCAtttgaacaattttacaaTGAGGAAAAAGAGGAATGGCATTTGAGACCGGCGATTAATTACGAGGGAAAGAATTATCATCCACTCTGTCTGGAAGATTACAAGGTTGGTCTCTTTATTCTTATCTACACATATGTTTAAATTGTATCGACTGATATTCGTattgtgttttattaataaaatttccgtCTGTTGCATTCTTGCACAAATAAGGAAAAGAATCTAGCGGTACGTtgcaataattcatatttatatatttacatacgatttatatttatatacgatATATTTCTGATAAGAATTTCATTATTCGTAGAATAATGGTTTTTGTTGTCCACAATTGTCCATAAAGTATGAAGAAGATGAaacttatttgttatttttgtacaCATTAATACTTTTGCATATACGAATACAAAACATCCTTAAAAAGGCTTTTTTTTACcaattttctttgtatttttcacatgaaatttattatttaatcgttCTTACCTGCGCTAACTGATGGCAAGTTTGAATAACTAATATagttatagattttatattatgggGGTGAACAAACTTTCTATTATGTGATTGTTACTGCACGTATCgatcatatttatatcattaactcagattaataaaatctcaataacgtaattttaatttattcctaAAACTTTAGAGAGCGTTGGAAAAGTCGGCCTTGACACTTGAGGAGACAGTTGCAGAAATTGAGGAAGGTAAAATAGAAGGTTCCGAAGAAGCGGCCGGAGTTGAGTCTAAACAAGAAGAATCCAATGTAGAAGTGTTGAAAAAGGAATCTGAATCTACAGAAAATACGGAACAAGTGGAGGAAAATTCTATAGAACCCACTACatcagaaaataaagaagaatctTCTAATGTGGATAATTCCGAAGTCGTGCAAAATGATGCagaggagaaagaaaaggTAGAAAGtgttaatgaagaaaatgcaGCTTCGGACGACGTCGAGAAAGACGCGTCTGCGATAAATGAGGAAAAGAAATCGCCGGATGAAAATGTAATCATGCCATTCGAAAACATTAAGATTAAAGAGGAACCATTGGATTACGTTAGCGAAGAGCCCGACAGTGAAATGTTCGTGTTTTCCAATTTGGCAATTAAAGAGGAGCCTATAGAATCCGAACCTGGTATGTATATCCAtgtaatctattttaaataagctctctatttttttttgcacaagaATGATTTGtgtatgtatcattttatTCTTACTAGATCCCGAAGAAATTGTAAACGAGCAGGCTATGGTTGATACGACGCACGCTGCAATGAAAAGTTCCATCGACGGAAATGTG
This window of the Linepithema humile isolate Giens D197 chromosome 1, Lhum_UNIL_v1.0, whole genome shotgun sequence genome carries:
- the LOC105670161 gene encoding pre-mRNA cleavage complex 2 protein Pcf11 isoform X1, whose amino-acid sequence is MTSTKSKEVADEYISSLSDLSFNSKPLINMLTMLAEDNIEHAPAIVQAVETHLQKVRSDIKLPVLYLIDSIVKNVNGDYLNLFTQNIVNTFCGVFEKVDENTRASMWKLRQTWNDVFPPKKLFSLDVRVQSIDPAWPVTAPSASISSGSIHVNPRFLSMPQQQAATSIVQPIVPSVKLPPGEPATTTEAAMREQLLKKQRELLELQKKKIELELLQAKASLEQQQRQLDKQAGSLKTEVVIPTAHIPPTTEAAAQGKPIAPVVPNQTPQQVAKQFPAAAASLLKNAGANSGPRIAPASSIAVASAKPVSRDPRLKPTPAVQEVAVPTVDPRQRAGTTSPKEQRNEGQTQPVANIIVTSNLLKQQLISKPAVTSTINKPPANPAGSDNPTLLNVINNNNHTDTNLNNNNKNFSGNTNKDAVSHRTKKDPRFSVLSTENNRGSGSGESNKSKESKSSNSRGSSSSSTFDKSSTSSKSSHRKVGIKSRSKQPSMCPSKIPKVDRDSSPVRSKSREKDSEDSSPSSRTSPQSSFQASKNRKKNTKSRKRSPSPPYRIPRRNDTKSSSSLSSSGGVTEEEQSGSLIVSPPHPPAFKEIRSNARQRNYVRRNKDDSLSPERSPASAGNAQIAAEPTLESSSKDEDLRAPLSLPGTTISVPEKKEDLDLRVLPSVNTNKRRSDEHTEGTPSKKTKAEKFDALFGNEDVDLRTLTHPKAGRPPTPPPPVISGEDGKDSWAKLKTPTKNDRDKQINNADEKRERDRNRDRLGRLRLYNKLPDDPKERRRTLSNEEQDVRPGRRGRENDKPERNDDRNIEIIMKQAAEQLNQGSITKTQYNTLIQEVLHMSEDRKLRAAQRKEKEGTIIWEKGINMDMSGAADRVASFSPSNDKEVIRNKEHPIPRNPNGPRWNQPWQQPWAHPPGPYGPQGHFNSDMRSVAPWQNPRHFGPMRPDYQYHGAFNHNMGPNPRLGPGMMGPMGPNGPIMSNLLPNGPMGPMGPMANPSMAMGCHPAMMMNNGPMTNLMTNPNIPPLVSGRNASPNTSAKYDLEDSDQSYGNVVKNAGSHNRELPPPDSKLLTEIARDTMKSINIDNIPREIRYYGQTGVVFMNWDDPREIGFQDGVRRILIDEKDTITCAFNDQYKEFIYEGEVHRIKLGAPTRELYIDDRWYECYFGGMPITIELGGKKISVKLEGPPPQVKIGTVKRIDLVVAKINLIINARNMVPVFLDAKPQIFEIEGKPHTLEFTDALQTVLLNGRPFKVEFGGLPKPIVVRDKKHFIRFSVLPRGVRAGHVKISGMRGEDPVESPPTTPVIAQKPKVDAAATPSQAPVVEHESTSQDGSDFTSTSKPDLQLDMLSSVLPSAMAPSSGLSYQAEPAENPPAPAPVLPLNMNELFQRLVETGIVPSLTEQKKQEEEEKKEPEIIPVCFDKPETLKVKQPAIATALYSGMQCSSCGARFAPELATRYSHHLDWHFRQNRRERDSARKAHSRPWYYDVSDWIQFEEIEDLEDRAQSWFETEKQTAETEGVVADDTPQETLQPSVPTGSDEDSRCQVCHDAFEQFYNEEKEEWHLRPAINYEGKNYHPLCLEDYKEKNLARALEKSALTLEETVAEIEEGKIEGSEEAAGVESKQEESNVEVLKKESESTENTEQVEENSIEPTTSENKEESSNVDNSEVVQNDAEEKEKVESVNEENAASDDVEKDASAINEEKKSPDENVIMPFENIKIKEEPLDYVSEEPDSEMFVFSNLAIKEEPIESEPDPEEIVNEQAMVDTTHAAMKSSIDGNVELDSAPSAIPAAPSRIKINITKPLSSNKELSEENKEKEKVAIETPVEENAEQPLVPASIKPSLQGRKLSNLPPVEKGQELSGLCSIM
- the LOC105670161 gene encoding pre-mRNA cleavage complex 2 protein Pcf11 isoform X2, which encodes MTSTKSKEVADEYISSLSDLSFNSKPLINMLTMLAEDNIEHAPAIVQAVETHLQKVRSDIKLPVLYLIDSIVKNVNGDYLNLFTQNIVNTFCGVFEKVDENTRASMWKLRQTWNDVFPPKKLFSLDVRVQSIDPAWPVTAPSASISSGSIHVNPRFLSMPQQQAATSIVQPIVPSVKLPPGEPATTTEAAMREQLLKKQRELLELQKKKIELELLQAKASLEQQQRQLDKQAGSLKTEVVIPTAHIPPTTEAAAQGKPIAPVVPNQTPQQVAKQFPAAAASLLKNAGANSGPRIAPASSIAVASAKPVSRDPRLKPTPAVQEVAVPTVDPRQRAGTTSPKEQRNEGQTQPVANIIVTSNLLKQQLISKPAVTSTINKPPANPAGSDNPTLLNVINNNNHTDTNLNNNNKNFSGNTNKDAVSHRTKKDPRFSVLSTENNRGSGSGESNKSKESKSSNSRGSSSSSTFDKSSTSSKSSHRKVGIKSRSKQPSMCPSKIPKVDRDSSPVRSKSREKDSEDSSPSSRTSPQSSFQASKNRKKNTKSRKRSPSPPYRIPRRNDTKSSSSLSSSGGVTEEEQSGSLIVSPPHPPAFKEIRSNARQRNYVRRNKDDSLSPERSPASAGNAQIAAEPTLESSSKDEDLRAPLSLPGTTISVPEKKEDLDLRVLPSVNTNKRRSDEHTEGTPSKKTKAEKFDALFGNEDVDLRTLTHPKAGRPPTPPPPVISGEDGKDSWAKLKTPTKNDRDKQINNADEKRERDRNRDRLGRLRLYNKLPDDPKERRRTLSNEEQDVRPGRRGRENDKPERNDDRNIEIIMKQAAEQLNQGSITKTQYNTLIQEVLHMSEDRKLRAAQRKEKEGTIIWEKGINMDMSGAADRVASFSPSNDKEVIRNKEHPIPRNPNGPRWNQPWQQPWAHPPGPYGPQGHFNSDMRSVAPWQNPRHFGPMRPDYQYHGAFNHNMGPNPRLGPGMMGPMGPNGPIMSNLLPNGPMGPMGPMANPSMAMGCHPAMMMNNGPMTNLMTNPNIPPLVSGRNASPNTSAKYDLEDSDQSYGNVVKNAGSHNRELPPPDSKLLTEIARDTMKSINIDNIPREIRYYGQTGVVFMNWDDPREIGFQDGVRRILIDEKDTITCAFNDQYKEFIYEGEVHRIKLGAPTRELYIDDRWYECYFGGMPITIELGGKKISVKLEGPPPQVKIGTVKRIDLVVAKINLIINARNMVPVFLDAKPQIFEIEGKPHTLEFTDALQTVLLNGRPFKVEFGGLPKPIVVRDKKHFIRFSVLPRGVRAGHVKISGMRGEDPVESPPTTPVIAQKPKVDAAATPSQAPVVEHESTSQDGSDFTSTSKPDLQLDMLSSVLPSAMAPSSGLSYQAEPAENPPAPAPVLPLNMNELFQRLVETGIVPSLTEQKKQEEEEKKEPEIIPVCFDKPETLKVKQPAIATALYSGMQCSSCGARFAPELATRYSHHLDWHFRQNRRERDSARKAHSRPWYYDVSDWIQFEEIEDLEDRAQSWFETEKQTAETEGVVADDTPQETLQPSVPTGSDEDSRCQVCHDAFEQFYNEEKEEWHLRPAINYEGKNYHPLCLEDYKRALEKSALTLEETVAEIEEGKIEGSEEAAGVESKQEESNVEVLKKESESTENTEQVEENSIEPTTSENKEESSNVDNSEVVQNDAEEKEKVESVNEENAASDDVEKDASAINEEKKSPDENVIMPFENIKIKEEPLDYVSEEPDSEMFVFSNLAIKEEPIESEPDPEEIVNEQAMVDTTHAAMKSSIDGNVELDSAPSAIPAAPSRIKINITKPLSSNKELSEENKEKEKVAIETPVEENAEQPLVPASIKPSLQGRKLSNLPPVEKGQELSGLCSIM